A stretch of Pseudomonas sp. LS.1a DNA encodes these proteins:
- a CDS encoding GspE/PulE family protein gives MHTPDNPALDLKRVLQALLMDEHLHANDTLQVLEHAATHPTTHPLEQIAACALEDRRQPGQPLDLDRLCQWLANKVGQPYLRIDPLQLDLPQVTGLMAPAFAQRHGILIVAADTSSVTVASAQPYQDDWQADLSRSLGRPIHRVLASPLQIRQAGQSFHRLAQSVKSAQSQQSASLGELQQLLELGKRQAEASADDAHIVHIVDWLLQYAIEQRASDIHLEPRREQGQLRYRIDGLLHSIYAFPVGVTLALVSRLKHLGRMDVAEKRRPQDGRLQSRLPGGGEVELRLSTLPTPYGEKLVLRLFDPHQLQEGFERLGLEGPQLDQWQGLLRQRQGIILVTGPTGSGKTSTLYASLKLLATPQVNLCTIEDPIERLEPAFNQLQVQPALDLGFANGVRAMLRQDPDIIMIGEIRDRETALVAVQAALTGHLVLSTLHTNDACGAITRLQELGVADYLIKATLVGVMAQRLVRTLCADCRGEAAVPGGQPCRTCRGTGFHGRTGLFELLVPSDSLRAQIGPGSDLASLRRQAVADGLLDLRRCGEAKVASGQTCAEEVLRACS, from the coding sequence ATGCACACCCCCGACAACCCGGCACTCGACCTCAAACGCGTGCTCCAGGCCCTGCTCATGGACGAGCACCTGCACGCCAACGACACCCTGCAGGTACTCGAACACGCCGCCACCCACCCAACCACCCACCCGCTGGAGCAGATCGCCGCCTGCGCCCTGGAAGACCGCAGACAACCTGGTCAGCCCCTGGACCTGGACCGCCTCTGCCAATGGCTGGCCAACAAGGTCGGCCAGCCCTACCTGCGCATCGACCCGCTGCAACTGGACCTGCCCCAGGTCACCGGCCTGATGGCCCCGGCCTTCGCCCAGCGCCATGGCATCCTCATCGTCGCCGCCGACACCTCCAGCGTCACCGTCGCCAGCGCCCAGCCCTACCAGGATGACTGGCAGGCCGATCTCTCCCGCAGCCTGGGCCGGCCGATCCATCGCGTGCTGGCCAGCCCGCTGCAGATCCGCCAGGCAGGGCAGTCGTTCCACCGCCTGGCCCAATCGGTAAAGAGCGCGCAATCCCAGCAGTCAGCCAGCCTGGGCGAACTCCAACAGCTGCTGGAGCTGGGCAAGCGCCAGGCCGAGGCCAGCGCGGACGACGCGCACATCGTGCATATCGTCGACTGGCTGCTGCAGTACGCCATCGAGCAGCGCGCCAGTGATATCCACCTGGAGCCACGCCGCGAGCAAGGCCAGCTGCGCTACCGCATCGACGGCCTGCTGCACAGCATCTATGCCTTTCCCGTCGGGGTAACCCTGGCGCTGGTCAGCCGCCTGAAGCACCTGGGGCGCATGGATGTCGCAGAAAAACGCCGGCCGCAGGATGGCCGGCTGCAAAGCCGCCTGCCTGGCGGCGGTGAGGTAGAACTACGGCTGTCGACCCTGCCGACCCCGTACGGCGAAAAACTGGTGCTGCGCCTGTTCGACCCTCATCAGTTGCAGGAAGGCTTCGAACGGCTCGGCCTGGAAGGGCCACAACTGGACCAGTGGCAAGGCCTGCTGCGCCAGCGCCAGGGCATCATCCTGGTCACCGGCCCCACCGGTTCCGGCAAGACCAGCACGCTGTACGCCAGCCTCAAGCTGCTGGCCACGCCGCAAGTCAACCTGTGCACCATCGAAGACCCGATCGAGCGCCTGGAACCCGCCTTCAACCAGTTGCAGGTGCAGCCCGCCCTCGACCTGGGTTTTGCCAACGGGGTGCGGGCCATGCTGCGCCAGGACCCGGACATCATCATGATTGGCGAAATCCGCGACCGCGAAACTGCCCTGGTGGCGGTGCAGGCGGCCCTGACCGGGCACCTGGTGCTGTCGACCCTGCATACCAACGACGCCTGTGGTGCAATCACCCGCCTTCAGGAACTGGGTGTGGCCGACTACCTGATAAAGGCGACGCTGGTCGGGGTCATGGCCCAGCGGTTGGTGCGCACACTGTGCGCGGATTGCCGGGGTGAGGCAGCGGTGCCCGGTGGCCAGCCGTGCCGCACCTGTCGCGGCACCGGGTTCCACGGCCGCACGGGGTTGTTCGAGCTGCTGGTGCCCAGCGACAGCCTGCGCGCCCAGATAGGCCCGGGCAGCGACCTGGCCAGTTTGCGGCGTCAGGCCGTAGCTGATGGATTGCTTGATCTGCGCCGCTGCGGCGAGGCCAAAGTGGCCAGCGGGCAGACCTGTGCAGAGGAAGTGCTACGGGCTTGTTCCTGA
- a CDS encoding DUF2388 domain-containing protein encodes MRVKTAIAAAALLSLPIGSAMADTFWRNVMTTGATTASSYLTSGDHKLVMAAQDDAGSFVASEGAIRGPFLEAAIRQARAENPGMQASDMELANAILAKNAVAE; translated from the coding sequence ATGCGTGTCAAAACCGCCATCGCTGCTGCTGCCTTGCTTTCGCTACCTATCGGCTCGGCCATGGCCGATACCTTCTGGCGTAACGTGATGACTACCGGTGCTACCACGGCATCGAGCTATCTGACCTCCGGGGATCACAAGCTGGTGATGGCGGCGCAGGATGACGCCGGCAGCTTCGTGGCCAGCGAAGGCGCAATCCGCGGGCCGTTCCTTGAAGCGGCGATTCGCCAGGCCCGCGCGGAGAACCCGGGGATGCAGGCTTCCGACATGGAACTGGCCAATGCCATCCTGGCCAAGAATGCGGTAGCCGAGTAA
- the gcvP gene encoding aminomethyl-transferring glycine dehydrogenase: MSQSPSLHQLQELNPFLRRHLGPDAAEQQAMLNALGVASRSELIEQTVPPDIRLNRPLDLPPALDEQAALAKLAGYAGQNQVWTSLIGMGYHGTITPTVILRNVLENPGWYTAYTPYQPEIAQGRLEALLNFQQMVIDLTGLALANASLLDEATAAAEAMALAKRVARNKSNAFFADEHCHPQTLSVLKTRAEGFGFELIVDSVDNLGKHAVFGALLQYPDTHGEVRDLRPLIDHLHSQHALACVAADLLSLVVLAPPGELGADVVLGSTQRFGVPMGYGGPHAAYFACRDDYKRAMPGRIIGVSRDARGNTALRMALQTREQHIRREKANSNICTAQVLLANIAGFYAVYHGPEGLQRIAQRVHRLTFILAAGLEAKGIKRLNQHFFDTLTLDVGGTQAAIIESAEAAQINLRILGRGHLGVSLDETCSEQTVLRLFDIFLGVDHGLDIAALDQLALPEGIPASLVRRTPFLAHPVFNLHHSETEMLRYLKQLENKDLALNQSMIPLGSCTMKLNATSEMIPITWPGFAQLHPFAPAAQATGYKAMIDELESWLCAITGFDAICMQPNSGAQGEYAGLMAITRYHRSRHQPQRTLCLIPSSAHGTNPASAQMAGMEVVIVDCDDDGNVDLADLKAKAHAAGDRLSCLMITYPSTHGVYEEGIREICEVVHQHGGQVYMDGANLNAQVGLARPADIGADVSHMNLHKTFCIPHGGGGPGMGPIGIGAHLKPFVASHPVVPVPGLDPNNSAVSAAPWGSASILPISWMYIAMMGPQLADASEVAILSANYLASQLGGAFPVLYRGRNQRVAHECILDLRPLKALTGISEEDVAKRLMDYGFHAPTMSFPVPGTLMVEPTESESKAELDRFVEAMLAIRAEIGEVQEGNWPAENNPLKHAPHTLADVLAVWDRPYSLEQAVAPSAHVRQHKYWPAVNRVDNVYGDRNLFCACVPVEAYR; this comes from the coding sequence ATGTCCCAGTCGCCATCCCTGCATCAACTGCAAGAGCTCAACCCTTTCCTGCGTCGCCATCTGGGCCCCGATGCCGCGGAGCAGCAGGCCATGCTCAACGCGCTGGGGGTCGCCAGCCGCAGTGAGCTGATCGAGCAGACCGTACCGCCAGACATCCGCCTCAATCGCCCCCTCGACCTGCCGCCGGCGCTGGACGAACAGGCCGCCCTGGCCAAGCTCGCCGGTTACGCCGGGCAGAACCAGGTCTGGACCAGCCTGATCGGCATGGGCTACCACGGCACCATCACCCCCACGGTCATTCTGCGCAACGTGCTGGAAAACCCCGGCTGGTACACCGCCTATACCCCCTATCAGCCCGAAATTGCCCAAGGCCGGCTGGAGGCGCTGCTGAACTTCCAGCAGATGGTCATCGACCTCACCGGGCTGGCCCTGGCCAATGCCTCGCTACTCGACGAAGCCACCGCCGCCGCCGAGGCCATGGCCTTGGCCAAGCGGGTGGCGCGCAACAAGAGCAACGCTTTTTTCGCCGACGAACACTGTCACCCGCAGACCCTGTCAGTACTCAAGACCCGCGCCGAGGGCTTTGGCTTCGAGCTGATCGTCGACTCTGTGGATAACCTTGGCAAACACGCAGTTTTCGGTGCCTTGCTGCAGTACCCGGACACCCACGGCGAGGTACGCGACCTGCGCCCGCTGATCGACCATTTGCACAGCCAGCATGCCCTGGCCTGCGTCGCCGCCGACCTGCTCAGCCTGGTGGTGCTGGCACCGCCCGGGGAGCTGGGCGCCGATGTGGTGCTGGGCTCGACCCAGCGCTTTGGCGTGCCGATGGGCTATGGCGGCCCCCACGCGGCCTATTTCGCCTGCCGCGATGACTACAAGCGGGCCATGCCGGGGCGCATCATCGGCGTGTCGCGCGATGCCCGTGGCAACACCGCGCTGCGCATGGCCCTGCAGACCCGCGAGCAGCATATTCGCCGCGAGAAGGCCAACTCCAACATCTGCACGGCTCAGGTGCTGCTGGCCAACATTGCCGGCTTCTACGCGGTGTACCACGGCCCGGAAGGCCTGCAGCGCATTGCCCAGCGTGTGCACCGGCTGACCTTCATCCTGGCCGCCGGCCTCGAAGCCAAGGGCATCAAGCGCCTCAACCAGCATTTCTTCGACACCCTCACCCTGGACGTCGGCGGCACCCAGGCGGCCATCATCGAAAGTGCCGAAGCCGCGCAGATCAACCTGCGCATCCTCGGCCGCGGGCACCTGGGCGTGAGCCTGGACGAGACCTGCTCGGAGCAGACGGTGCTGCGCCTGTTCGACATCTTCCTGGGGGTGGACCACGGCCTGGATATCGCTGCACTCGACCAGTTGGCCCTGCCCGAAGGCATCCCTGCCAGCCTGGTGCGGCGCACGCCGTTCCTGGCCCACCCGGTGTTCAACCTGCACCACAGCGAAACCGAGATGCTGCGCTACCTCAAGCAGCTGGAGAACAAGGACCTGGCGCTGAACCAGTCGATGATCCCGCTGGGCTCCTGCACCATGAAGCTCAACGCCACCAGCGAGATGATCCCTATCACCTGGCCTGGCTTTGCCCAGCTGCACCCGTTTGCTCCGGCGGCCCAGGCCACCGGCTACAAGGCGATGATCGACGAACTGGAAAGCTGGCTGTGCGCCATTACCGGCTTCGATGCCATCTGCATGCAGCCCAACTCTGGTGCCCAGGGTGAGTACGCCGGCCTGATGGCCATTACCCGCTACCACCGCAGCCGCCACCAGCCGCAACGTACCCTGTGCCTGATCCCGTCGTCGGCCCACGGCACCAACCCGGCGTCGGCGCAAATGGCCGGCATGGAGGTGGTGATTGTCGATTGCGACGATGATGGCAACGTTGACCTGGCAGACCTCAAGGCCAAGGCTCACGCGGCCGGGGACCGTTTGTCGTGCCTGATGATCACTTACCCGTCGACCCATGGCGTGTATGAAGAGGGTATTCGCGAAATCTGCGAAGTGGTCCACCAGCACGGTGGCCAGGTGTACATGGACGGCGCCAACCTCAATGCCCAGGTGGGGCTGGCACGGCCGGCGGATATCGGCGCCGACGTTTCGCACATGAACCTGCACAAGACCTTCTGCATCCCCCACGGCGGTGGTGGCCCGGGCATGGGCCCGATCGGTATCGGCGCGCACCTCAAGCCGTTCGTCGCCAGCCACCCGGTGGTGCCGGTGCCCGGCCTGGACCCGAACAACAGCGCGGTCAGCGCCGCGCCCTGGGGCAGTGCGAGCATCCTGCCGATCAGCTGGATGTACATTGCCATGATGGGCCCGCAGCTGGCCGATGCCAGCGAGGTGGCGATCCTCTCGGCCAACTACCTGGCCAGCCAGCTGGGGGGGGCCTTCCCGGTGCTGTACCGCGGGCGCAACCAGCGGGTGGCGCATGAGTGCATCCTCGACCTGCGGCCGCTGAAGGCGCTGACCGGCATCAGCGAAGAGGACGTGGCCAAGCGCCTGATGGACTATGGCTTCCACGCGCCGACCATGTCGTTCCCGGTACCGGGCACGCTGATGGTCGAGCCGACCGAGAGTGAATCGAAAGCCGAGCTGGACCGTTTCGTCGAGGCAATGCTGGCGATTCGGGCGGAAATTGGCGAAGTGCAGGAGGGCAACTGGCCGGCGGAGAACAATCCGCTCAAGCATGCGCCGCATACCCTGGCCGATGTGCTGGCGGTGTGGGACAGGCCCTACAGCCTGGAGCAGGCGGTGGCGCCCAGTGCTCACGTGCGCCAGCACAAGTACTGGCCAGCGGTGAACCGGGTCGACAACGTGTATGGGGACAGGAATCTCTTCTGTGCTTGTGTGCCGGTGGAGGCTTATCGCTAA
- the gcvH gene encoding glycine cleavage system protein GcvH: MSNIPADLRFAESHEWARLEADGTVTVGISDHAQEALGDVVFVELAEVGKVFGAGDAAGVVESVKAASDIYAPVAGEVIAVNEELADSPELLNEEPYESWIFKLKPSNPAELDKLLDAAGYKALIGE; this comes from the coding sequence ATGAGCAATATCCCCGCCGACCTGCGTTTTGCCGAAAGCCACGAGTGGGCTCGCCTGGAAGCCGATGGCACCGTGACCGTGGGTATCAGCGACCACGCTCAGGAAGCCCTGGGTGACGTGGTGTTCGTCGAGCTGGCCGAAGTCGGCAAGGTGTTTGGCGCTGGCGATGCTGCCGGTGTGGTCGAGTCGGTCAAAGCCGCTTCGGACATCTATGCCCCGGTCGCCGGCGAAGTGATCGCGGTCAACGAAGAGCTGGCCGACAGCCCTGAACTGCTCAACGAAGAACCTTACGAGTCGTGGATCTTCAAGCTCAAGCCAAGCAACCCGGCCGAGCTGGACAAGCTGCTGGATGCTGCTGGCTACAAGGCTTTGATCGGCGAGTAA
- the gcvT gene encoding glycine cleavage system aminomethyltransferase GcvT: MGQRTLLYDLHLALGAKTVDFGGWDMPLHYGSQVEEHHQVRSDCGVFDVSHMTVIDVDGCDATVWLQRLLANDVARLDDTGKALYSLLLQAQGRVIDDLIVYRTELGYRLVTNAATRTKVLDWLQLQREGFAVDFQVRSDLAILAIQGPHAREKVAALLSPARAALIRELRPFEGVAEGDWFIARTGYTGEDGLEIMLPGEQAVAFFNDLVGAGIAPSGLGARDTLRLEAGMNLYGQDIDETHTPLTSNLGWSIAWEPAERDFIGRAGLLAEIEQGVQEKLVGLVLEERGVLRAHQVVRVAGIGEGEITSGSFSPTLSKSIALARVPMATGDRAEVEIRGKWYPVRVVKPTFVRHGKILI, translated from the coding sequence ATGGGACAGCGCACGCTTTTGTATGACCTGCACCTGGCGCTTGGCGCCAAAACGGTCGATTTCGGTGGCTGGGACATGCCCCTGCACTATGGCTCGCAGGTCGAGGAGCACCATCAGGTGCGCAGCGATTGTGGGGTGTTCGATGTTTCCCACATGACCGTGATCGATGTCGATGGCTGCGACGCCACTGTCTGGTTGCAGCGTCTGCTGGCCAACGACGTGGCCCGCCTCGACGACACCGGCAAGGCGCTGTACAGCCTGCTGTTGCAGGCACAGGGCAGGGTGATCGACGACCTGATCGTCTACCGCACGGAACTCGGCTACCGCCTGGTCACCAACGCTGCCACCCGGACCAAAGTGCTCGACTGGCTGCAACTGCAGCGCGAGGGCTTTGCCGTGGACTTCCAGGTCCGCTCCGACCTGGCCATTCTTGCCATCCAGGGCCCGCATGCCCGCGAAAAGGTCGCGGCCCTGCTCAGCCCCGCGCGCGCGGCGCTGATCCGCGAACTGCGCCCGTTCGAAGGTGTTGCCGAAGGTGACTGGTTCATTGCCCGCACCGGCTATACCGGTGAAGATGGCCTGGAAATCATGCTCCCGGGCGAGCAGGCCGTGGCCTTCTTCAACGACCTGGTCGGCGCAGGCATCGCCCCCAGCGGCCTGGGCGCCCGCGACACCTTGCGCCTGGAAGCTGGCATGAACCTGTACGGCCAGGACATCGACGAAACCCACACCCCGCTCACCTCCAACCTGGGCTGGAGCATCGCCTGGGAGCCGGCCGAGCGTGACTTCATCGGTCGCGCCGGTCTGCTGGCGGAAATCGAACAGGGCGTGCAGGAAAAACTGGTCGGCCTGGTGCTGGAGGAGCGCGGCGTGCTGCGTGCCCATCAGGTGGTGCGTGTGGCCGGGATTGGCGAAGGAGAGATCACCAGTGGTAGTTTCTCGCCTACGCTGAGCAAGTCCATTGCCCTTGCCCGCGTGCCCATGGCCACCGGCGACCGGGCCGAGGTGGAAATCCGCGGCAAGTGGTACCCGGTGCGGGTGGTCAAACCGACCTTCGTGCGCCACGGCAAGATCCTGATCTGA
- a CDS encoding ABC transporter permease: MPHTPQRRWYLPVALIAALVLLPLSVLLLSWQSIDLQIWSHLLDTQMSRLLGNTLTLVAGVGIGVTVLGVSLAWLTSLCEFPGRRWLDWALMLPFAIPAYVLAFVFVGLLDFAGPVQSALREVFGPMRLPRVRSTGGVIVVLVLVFYPYVYLLARTAFLAQGKGLMEAARVLGLSPLQAFWRVALPMARPAVGAGIALALMETLADFGAVAVFNFDTFTTAIYKTWYGFFSLSSAAQLASLLLLAVMLVLYGERRARGASRSGNERPRGQALYHLRGVKALLASGWCLLVFACAFVIPLLQLLAWFWQRGRHDLDERYVGLVLHTLYLGGMAALVTVCVALLLAFARRQAPTGGIRAGVGLANLGYALPGSVLAVSIMLAFSYLDNHLVIPLSSWLGGAGKPLLLGSLAALLLAYLVRFIAVAYGPLESSLERIRPSLPEASRSLGVGGAGLFFKVYLPLLVPGALSAALLVFVDVLKEMPATLLMRPFGWDTLAVRVFEMTSEGEWARASLPALTLVLVGLLPVIGLIRRSARRPGHSH, encoded by the coding sequence TTGCCCCACACCCCCCAACGCCGCTGGTACCTCCCGGTCGCCCTGATCGCCGCCCTGGTGCTCCTGCCCCTGAGCGTACTGCTGCTGTCCTGGCAATCGATCGACCTGCAGATCTGGTCGCACCTGCTCGACACCCAGATGAGCCGCCTGCTGGGCAATACCCTGACCCTGGTAGCAGGCGTGGGCATTGGCGTCACCGTGCTGGGCGTCAGCCTGGCCTGGCTCACCAGCCTCTGCGAGTTCCCCGGCCGGCGCTGGCTGGACTGGGCGCTGATGCTGCCGTTCGCCATCCCAGCGTACGTGCTGGCGTTCGTCTTCGTCGGCCTGCTCGATTTTGCCGGCCCGGTACAAAGTGCCCTGCGCGAGGTGTTCGGGCCGATGCGCCTGCCGCGGGTGCGCTCCACCGGCGGGGTGATCGTCGTCCTGGTGCTGGTGTTCTACCCGTATGTCTACCTGCTGGCGCGCACCGCATTCCTGGCCCAGGGCAAGGGCCTGATGGAAGCGGCGCGGGTGCTGGGGCTGTCCCCGCTGCAAGCGTTCTGGCGCGTGGCCCTGCCCATGGCTCGGCCTGCGGTCGGTGCCGGTATTGCCCTGGCCCTGATGGAAACCCTGGCCGACTTCGGCGCGGTGGCGGTGTTCAACTTCGACACCTTCACCACGGCCATCTACAAGACCTGGTACGGCTTCTTCAGCCTGTCCAGCGCGGCCCAGCTGGCCAGCCTGTTGCTGCTGGCGGTGATGCTGGTGCTGTATGGCGAGCGCCGCGCCAGGGGGGCCAGCCGCAGCGGCAACGAGCGGCCGCGCGGGCAGGCGCTGTATCACCTGCGCGGGGTAAAGGCATTGCTGGCCAGTGGCTGGTGCCTGCTGGTGTTTGCCTGTGCCTTTGTCATCCCGTTGCTGCAACTGCTGGCGTGGTTCTGGCAGCGCGGCCGGCATGACCTGGACGAGCGCTATGTCGGCCTGGTGCTGCACACCCTGTACCTGGGCGGCATGGCGGCGCTGGTCACGGTGTGCGTGGCGTTGCTGCTGGCCTTTGCCCGGCGCCAGGCGCCGACGGGCGGGATCCGCGCCGGGGTCGGCCTGGCCAACCTGGGCTATGCCTTGCCCGGCTCGGTGCTGGCGGTGTCGATCATGCTGGCCTTCAGTTACCTCGACAATCATCTGGTCATCCCGCTGTCCAGCTGGCTGGGTGGTGCCGGCAAACCGCTGCTGCTGGGCAGCCTGGCCGCCTTGCTGCTGGCCTACCTGGTGCGTTTCATCGCAGTGGCCTACGGGCCGCTGGAGAGCAGCCTGGAGCGTATCCGCCCGTCATTGCCCGAGGCATCCCGTAGCCTGGGCGTCGGTGGCGCGGGATTGTTTTTCAAGGTGTATCTGCCGCTGCTGGTGCCTGGCGCCCTCAGCGCCGCCTTGCTGGTGTTCGTCGACGTGCTCAAGGAAATGCCGGCCACCTTGCTGATGCGCCCGTTCGGCTGGGACACCCTGGCGGTACGGGTATTCGAGATGACCAGCGAGGGTGAGTGGGCGCGTGCATCGCTGCCGGCCCTGACCCTGGTGCTGGTGGGCTTGCTGCCGGTCATCGGCCTGATCCGCCGTTCGGCACGTCGACCCGGTCACAGTCACTGA